A region of Fibrobacter succinogenes subsp. succinogenes S85 DNA encodes the following proteins:
- a CDS encoding TIGR02147 family protein, with product MKPIVEYQDYHAFLSDYYEERKRTSAFSWREFAKIAGFVSPSYLKMVCEGKTNLSKVTMGRVAQAIGLVGYEVEYFETMVQFGNAKNDEQKKKFLEQMNSMALSHKVRIVDKDAFEYYDTWKNPVVRELAPLMPGAMPGDIAKACAQDVSALDVRKSLSFLERAGFLKQVRENVYEQTEKSVEGSKEGLPLAIRSMHRAMGNLAVDSLNRFAPDVRNVTGITMGVNREAYEKIVAVLDECRKKITEIANECSDITQVYRLNLQLFPLSKEIVKKEEA from the coding sequence ATGAAGCCGATTGTTGAATATCAGGACTACCACGCTTTTTTGAGCGACTACTACGAAGAGCGCAAGAGAACTTCTGCGTTCTCGTGGCGCGAGTTTGCCAAAATTGCGGGTTTTGTCTCGCCGTCGTATCTCAAGATGGTTTGCGAAGGCAAGACGAATTTGAGCAAGGTGACCATGGGTCGTGTGGCCCAGGCGATTGGGCTTGTGGGTTACGAGGTCGAATATTTTGAAACGATGGTGCAGTTTGGTAATGCCAAGAATGACGAACAAAAGAAAAAGTTCTTGGAACAAATGAATTCAATGGCTTTGTCTCATAAGGTCCGCATTGTAGATAAAGATGCGTTTGAGTATTACGATACCTGGAAAAATCCGGTGGTGCGAGAGTTGGCGCCTTTGATGCCGGGAGCGATGCCGGGCGATATTGCAAAAGCCTGTGCGCAAGATGTTTCAGCGCTAGATGTCCGCAAGTCGCTCTCTTTCCTGGAACGTGCAGGATTCCTGAAACAAGTCCGCGAGAATGTTTACGAACAAACTGAAAAGTCTGTGGAGGGCTCCAAGGAAGGATTGCCGCTTGCCATCCGCTCCATGCATCGTGCCATGGGAAATTTGGCGGTAGATTCTCTGAACCGCTTTGCGCCGGACGTGCGAAACGTTACGGGAATTACGATGGGCGTGAATCGTGAGGCGTACGAAAAAATTGTCGCAGTACTTGACGAGTGCCGCAAAAAGATTACTGAAATTGCAAATGAATGTAGCGATATCACGCAAGTTTACAGGTTGAATTTACAGCTGTTTCCGCTGTCAAAGGAAATTGTGAAAAAAGAGGAGGCGTAA